In Acidovorax sp. 106, the following proteins share a genomic window:
- a CDS encoding creatininase family protein, with protein MTSATAPSALSSRFWADLSTRDFAALQASGQAEQVVAVLPVAAVEQHGPHLPLSVDATLLQGVIDAALPHLGADVPALFLPPQNIGLSTEHENFAGTLTLSPATVIALWTELGACVARAGVKKLLIFNSHGGNVAVMDIVARELRQRHGLLVYSASWFSLPQPPEVQGLFSAAEHRFGIHAGDIETSMMLHLAPHTVAMEHAQHFRSTSQDRAERYAILGNGKSAKMGWAIEDYHESGAVGQADAATADKGRAVVEAAGEALAALLAELVALPLETVRR; from the coding sequence ATGACTTCTGCCACCGCACCCTCTGCCTTGTCCTCCCGCTTCTGGGCCGACCTGTCCACCCGCGACTTTGCCGCGCTGCAGGCCAGCGGCCAAGCCGAGCAGGTGGTGGCCGTGCTGCCCGTGGCGGCGGTGGAGCAGCATGGCCCGCACCTGCCGCTGTCGGTGGATGCCACGCTGCTGCAAGGCGTGATTGATGCCGCCCTGCCGCACCTGGGGGCTGACGTGCCTGCGCTGTTCCTGCCCCCGCAAAACATTGGCCTGAGTACCGAACATGAAAATTTTGCGGGCACGCTCACCCTCTCGCCCGCCACGGTGATCGCCCTGTGGACTGAGCTGGGCGCCTGCGTGGCGCGGGCGGGGGTCAAGAAGCTGCTGATCTTCAACAGCCACGGCGGCAATGTGGCAGTGATGGACATCGTGGCGCGCGAGCTGCGCCAGCGCCACGGCCTGCTTGTGTACAGCGCCAGCTGGTTTAGCCTGCCCCAGCCGCCCGAGGTGCAGGGGCTGTTCAGCGCAGCCGAGCATCGGTTTGGCATCCATGCGGGCGATATAGAAACGTCGATGATGTTGCACCTGGCGCCCCACACGGTGGCGATGGAGCACGCGCAGCATTTCCGATCCACCTCGCAAGACCGTGCTGAACGCTACGCCATTCTGGGCAACGGCAAAAGCGCCAAGATGGGCTGGGCCATCGAGGACTATCACGAGAGCGGCGCTGTGGGGCAGGCCGATGCGGCTACGGCCGACAAAGGCCGTGCGGTGGTGGAGGCTGCGGGCGAGGCCTTGGCGGCCCTGCTGGCCGAACTGGTGGCGTTGCCGCTGGAGACGGTGCGGCGGTAG
- a CDS encoding TonB-dependent receptor, with protein sequence MSSYLSSGLRFACPARPARTLIAAAVAASIASLAASAWAQTSTPAVESANDPALTLGTVTVQSAPSGALNARNVFSSVDILGASVLQDQHVDYSWELLTRAPGVQVTQFKQGTDAGRFSMRGFNGEGRVNAVKLLIDGIPSNDNAGGMPFLDAVFPLDIEAIEIVRGTNDPRYGLNNIAGNANVVTRKGGNDGQASVTLGSYGTRELQLTKGFESGNWSQNYFVATRESDGYRDHADADKKALSGKWFYTSDGGQWRAGVIARYYKNKALESGYLTAEQAARAPRSSPAYAAWDRSERETTQLSAHLDGQLANDLAWTAKAYTQHYENQRFVRFSEAGVQQERGNDETHKGLITTLTWRPKVAWAYAFTLEGGLDAQWQDNAAERYRTVQQARNSQIRAWDFDLNTRGAYVQAVVQPVQALKIIPALRVDRVSGSFTDGLTKITSPVHDYGTITQPKISVAYAVRPDTSVYANWGRTFQIGTGIDSYRTASQSRNLDPSLNDGWEAGVKWQPAAGIETRVAYWEQRASGEVARVLGVNGLPDPGGQGNVGRTLRKGVDLQLNARLNAQWSGWVGYSSQIARIVEPDPSAPATRGKEIENVPHYLATLGVDYQASTQLKLSAWANAQGNYYLERTNTLGRTGGYALLNLGATWRLSPTLDVGVQLKNVTNRKYVYAWYDSGSSGYSPGDGRSAYASLNWKF encoded by the coding sequence ATGTCTTCTTATCTTTCCTCGGGCCTGCGTTTTGCATGCCCCGCACGGCCTGCACGCACCCTCATCGCCGCCGCCGTGGCGGCCTCCATTGCATCGCTCGCGGCATCTGCCTGGGCGCAAACCTCCACCCCTGCAGTCGAATCTGCCAACGACCCCGCCCTTACGCTGGGCACGGTCACCGTGCAGTCCGCTCCCTCGGGCGCGCTCAACGCACGCAACGTGTTCAGCTCGGTCGATATCCTGGGCGCCAGCGTGCTGCAAGACCAGCATGTGGACTACAGCTGGGAGCTGTTGACCCGCGCGCCCGGCGTGCAGGTCACGCAGTTCAAGCAGGGCACGGACGCCGGGCGCTTCTCGATGCGCGGCTTCAACGGCGAAGGCCGGGTCAACGCCGTCAAGCTGCTGATCGATGGCATCCCCAGCAACGACAACGCGGGCGGCATGCCGTTTTTGGATGCGGTGTTTCCGCTGGACATCGAGGCCATCGAGATCGTGCGCGGCACCAACGACCCGCGCTACGGCCTGAACAACATCGCGGGCAATGCCAACGTCGTCACCCGCAAGGGCGGCAACGATGGCCAGGCCAGCGTGACGCTGGGCAGCTATGGCACGCGTGAGCTGCAACTTACCAAGGGCTTTGAAAGCGGCAACTGGAGCCAGAACTACTTCGTGGCCACCCGCGAATCCGACGGCTACCGTGACCATGCCGATGCCGACAAGAAGGCGCTGTCGGGCAAGTGGTTCTACACCAGCGACGGCGGCCAGTGGCGCGCAGGTGTCATCGCACGCTATTACAAGAACAAGGCGCTCGAATCCGGCTACCTCACGGCCGAGCAGGCCGCCCGCGCACCGCGCAGCTCGCCCGCCTACGCCGCGTGGGACCGCAGCGAACGCGAGACCACGCAACTGAGCGCCCACCTGGATGGACAATTGGCCAACGACCTGGCCTGGACCGCCAAGGCCTACACCCAGCACTACGAGAATCAGCGCTTTGTTCGGTTTTCAGAGGCCGGCGTGCAGCAAGAGCGGGGCAACGACGAAACCCACAAGGGCCTCATCACCACGCTGACCTGGCGGCCCAAGGTGGCGTGGGCCTATGCCTTCACGCTCGAAGGCGGCTTGGACGCCCAGTGGCAAGACAACGCTGCAGAGCGCTACCGCACGGTGCAGCAGGCACGCAACTCGCAGATCCGCGCTTGGGACTTTGACCTGAACACCCGGGGCGCTTACGTGCAGGCCGTGGTGCAGCCGGTGCAGGCGCTCAAGATCATCCCGGCGCTGCGGGTGGACCGGGTCAGCGGCAGCTTTACCGATGGGCTCACCAAAATCACTTCGCCCGTGCACGACTACGGCACCATCACCCAGCCCAAGATCAGCGTGGCCTACGCCGTGCGGCCTGACACCAGCGTGTATGCCAATTGGGGCCGCACGTTCCAGATCGGCACGGGCATCGACAGCTATCGCACCGCATCGCAAAGCCGCAACCTGGACCCATCGCTCAACGACGGCTGGGAAGCGGGCGTGAAGTGGCAACCCGCTGCAGGCATCGAAACCCGCGTGGCCTATTGGGAGCAGCGCGCCAGCGGCGAAGTGGCCCGCGTGCTGGGCGTGAACGGCCTGCCCGACCCCGGTGGCCAGGGCAATGTGGGCCGCACCCTGCGCAAGGGCGTGGACCTGCAGCTCAACGCCCGCCTGAATGCGCAGTGGAGCGGCTGGGTGGGCTACTCGTCGCAAATTGCGCGCATTGTGGAGCCCGACCCCAGCGCCCCCGCTACGCGCGGCAAAGAGATTGAAAACGTGCCGCACTACCTGGCCACGCTGGGCGTGGACTACCAGGCCAGCACGCAGCTCAAGCTCAGCGCCTGGGCCAACGCCCAGGGCAACTACTACCTGGAGCGCACCAACACCCTGGGCCGCACCGGCGGCTACGCGCTGCTCAACTTGGGGGCCACCTGGCGGCTGTCGCCCACGCTGGATGTGGGCGTGCAGCTCAAGAACGTGACGAACCGCAAGTACGTCTATGCGTGGTACGACAGCGGCTCGTCCGGCTACTCGCCCGGCGATGGCCGCAGCGCCTACGCCAGCCTGAACTGGAAGTTCTAG
- a CDS encoding DUF748 domain-containing protein produces the protein MPAPLRALLGHPQLIALRQRRWFKPATRALAALLGVWTLSWLSVPALVKGPLERLASEQLGRTVTVGSLDFKPWSLELTLRDIAVAGAKGSEAGPAQLTIGRVYVDAELQSLLRMAPVVDAFTVENPVLRITHLGQGRYDVDDVMAKLTATKDAPETPPSTEPARLALYNLLLQGGRVDFTDNAVGKTHSVQDLLLSVPFISTLANTQEVRVEPRLAFTLEGSRFDSSAQSTPFAQTGHADAHIRWEGLNLAPYLGYLPASLPVQIKAATLDVDVKLAFEQAPRMAVKLSGKVQTRDVQLTDREGQDLLAYERLTVDMADVRPLDQVVDLAQVELAAPVLHARRDAAGLLNLAQLGNSPAAGAPKPAATPPAQAASGTASAEASEPASAASTPSRTANASRPAKPGTPPATQPPAPWKVTVARAVVHQGTVHWDDQTTRPAAALQAQQLALELTGLALPLEKPVAFKGAMVLPDASATNATMPPARQTVKAKAGTAKAVAAKADAPAAPEGKLAFEGEATDQKAQLQITTEALALQLAAPYVAQYLEPTVAGQLTGTLGLQWQAPTGSKAATGLTVTAGPLALEQLALRQNGKSLVSLGKLEVKGLQVPLDERTVTLESLSLNTPQLAVERGSDGRWMFERWAKAQAQTPTAESETTAAKTPTESPWVVRVGELALQGGAVAFADNAQPRPVALEVTALDVSAKNLATDSGKPGAFTLSARAAAGKGNAKSAAGKIDYQGTLALQPLATQGKLDATRVPVHGLDGYLAQQLAIELLRADVGFRGQVAFAQSDKGASLKLAGDAAIEELKANSTGASTPLTEAQVGEELLAWKSLNLRGLSVATAPGTAPKVQVSETSLQDFFARITINEAGRINLRDIVKGDAEATATAPATTASTTAASAPAPAASAASAPQPVQTAARDPLAPVVQFGPVSLVNGKVLFSDFFIKPNYSADLSELTGKLGAFSSEAPGGEPQLATLELLGRAEGSASLEVTGKLNPLAQPLALDIAGKVRDLDLPPLSPYAVKYAGHGIERGKLSVDVAYKVLPNGQLTANNRIVLNQLTFGEPVAGAPNSLPVRLAVALLADRQGVIDLDLPISGSLNDPQFRLGPVIGKVIVNLIGKALTSPFSLLASAFGGGDEMSSVAFAPGSATLSPEAQQNLGKVAKALADRPTLKLTVTGTANLAEEREGLQRERLQQLVRAEKRRAQPDNTTPVTADEYPALLKAAYGRASIPKPRNLVGLAKDLTVPEMEALLMANQPATEAMAAELAAQRGYAIQSYLAAQKLPAERLFLAAPKTGSQAPKGTPHAELSLATQ, from the coding sequence ATGCCAGCCCCTTTGCGCGCCCTGCTCGGCCACCCCCAACTCATCGCCCTGCGGCAACGCCGCTGGTTCAAGCCCGCCACACGGGCGCTGGCCGCATTGCTGGGGGTGTGGACCCTGTCGTGGCTGTCGGTCCCCGCCTTGGTCAAAGGGCCGCTGGAGCGCCTGGCCAGCGAGCAGCTGGGCCGCACCGTCACGGTGGGCTCGCTCGACTTCAAACCCTGGTCACTGGAGCTGACGCTGCGCGACATTGCCGTGGCAGGTGCCAAAGGTAGCGAGGCAGGCCCCGCGCAGTTGACCATTGGACGCGTGTATGTCGATGCCGAGCTGCAGTCGCTGCTGCGCATGGCGCCGGTGGTAGATGCCTTCACCGTGGAAAACCCCGTGCTGCGCATCACCCACCTGGGCCAGGGCCGCTATGACGTGGACGATGTGATGGCCAAGCTGACGGCCACCAAGGACGCACCAGAAACGCCCCCATCGACCGAGCCCGCGCGGCTGGCGCTGTACAACCTGCTGCTGCAGGGCGGGCGCGTGGACTTTACCGACAACGCCGTGGGCAAGACCCATTCGGTGCAGGACCTGTTGCTCTCTGTGCCCTTTATCAGCACGCTGGCCAACACCCAGGAAGTGCGCGTGGAGCCCCGGCTGGCCTTCACGCTGGAGGGCAGTCGCTTTGACTCGTCGGCCCAGAGCACACCTTTTGCCCAAACAGGGCATGCCGATGCCCACATCCGCTGGGAGGGACTGAACCTGGCCCCGTACCTGGGTTACCTGCCCGCGAGCCTGCCCGTCCAGATCAAGGCCGCCACGCTGGACGTGGACGTGAAGCTGGCCTTTGAGCAGGCCCCGCGCATGGCTGTCAAGCTCTCGGGCAAGGTGCAGACCCGCGATGTGCAACTGACCGACCGCGAAGGCCAGGACCTGCTGGCCTATGAACGCCTGACGGTGGACATGGCCGATGTGCGCCCGCTGGACCAGGTGGTGGACCTGGCCCAGGTGGAGCTGGCCGCCCCCGTGCTGCACGCCCGCCGGGATGCCGCCGGGCTGCTGAACCTGGCGCAACTGGGCAACAGCCCGGCCGCAGGGGCGCCCAAGCCAGCCGCCACACCCCCTGCGCAAGCGGCCTCCGGCACTGCCAGTGCAGAGGCCAGCGAACCTGCCAGTGCAGCCAGCACCCCCAGCCGCACAGCCAACGCCAGCAGGCCCGCCAAACCCGGCACCCCGCCAGCCACACAACCGCCCGCCCCATGGAAGGTGACCGTGGCCCGCGCCGTGGTGCACCAAGGTACCGTGCACTGGGACGACCAGACCACCCGCCCCGCTGCCGCGCTGCAGGCGCAGCAACTGGCGCTGGAGTTGACCGGGCTGGCGCTGCCACTGGAGAAGCCTGTGGCCTTCAAGGGCGCCATGGTGTTGCCCGATGCAAGTGCGACCAACGCCACCATGCCCCCCGCCCGGCAGACAGTCAAAGCCAAGGCGGGTACGGCCAAAGCGGTGGCAGCGAAGGCAGACGCACCAGCGGCTCCTGAAGGCAAGCTGGCGTTTGAAGGCGAAGCCACCGACCAAAAAGCGCAGTTGCAAATCACCACCGAAGCGCTGGCGCTGCAACTGGCGGCACCCTACGTGGCGCAGTACCTGGAGCCCACGGTGGCAGGCCAGCTCACCGGCACCCTGGGGCTGCAATGGCAGGCCCCGACCGGCAGCAAAGCTGCCACCGGCCTCACCGTGACTGCGGGCCCGCTCGCACTGGAACAGTTGGCCTTGCGCCAGAACGGCAAGTCGCTGGTCAGCCTGGGCAAGCTGGAGGTCAAGGGCTTGCAGGTGCCGCTGGACGAGCGCACCGTGACGCTGGAATCGCTGAGCCTGAACACCCCCCAACTGGCCGTGGAGCGCGGCAGCGACGGGCGCTGGATGTTTGAGCGCTGGGCCAAGGCCCAGGCACAGACACCCACCGCAGAGAGCGAGACCACGGCAGCAAAAACACCCACCGAATCCCCCTGGGTGGTGCGCGTGGGCGAACTGGCCCTGCAAGGCGGCGCTGTGGCCTTTGCCGACAACGCCCAGCCCCGCCCCGTGGCGCTGGAGGTAACGGCCCTGGACGTGAGCGCCAAAAACCTGGCCACTGACAGCGGCAAGCCCGGCGCCTTCACGCTGAGCGCCCGCGCAGCAGCGGGCAAGGGCAACGCCAAGAGTGCCGCCGGCAAGATTGACTACCAGGGCACGCTGGCCCTGCAGCCCCTGGCCACACAGGGCAAACTGGACGCCACACGCGTGCCCGTGCACGGGCTGGACGGCTACCTCGCCCAGCAGTTGGCCATTGAGCTGCTGCGCGCCGATGTGGGCTTTCGCGGGCAGGTGGCGTTTGCGCAGTCTGACAAAGGCGCGAGCCTGAAGCTGGCGGGCGACGCGGCCATTGAAGAACTCAAGGCCAACAGCACAGGCGCATCCACCCCGCTGACCGAAGCCCAGGTGGGCGAGGAACTGCTGGCCTGGAAGAGCCTGAACCTGCGCGGCCTGAGCGTGGCCACGGCCCCCGGCACCGCCCCCAAGGTGCAGGTGAGCGAGACCAGCTTGCAGGACTTTTTTGCGCGCATCACCATCAACGAGGCCGGGCGCATCAACCTGCGCGACATCGTGAAGGGCGATGCAGAGGCCACTGCAACGGCACCTGCAACCACGGCATCCACCACGGCAGCTTCGGCACCCGCGCCTGCGGCGTCTGCGGCATCGGCCCCGCAGCCCGTTCAAACCGCAGCGCGCGACCCGCTCGCGCCCGTGGTGCAGTTCGGTCCCGTGAGCCTGGTCAACGGCAAGGTGCTGTTTTCTGACTTCTTCATCAAACCCAACTACTCGGCCGACCTGAGCGAGCTGACTGGCAAGCTGGGCGCCTTCTCGTCCGAGGCACCGGGCGGCGAGCCCCAATTGGCCACGCTGGAGCTGCTAGGCCGCGCCGAGGGCTCCGCCTCGCTGGAGGTCACGGGCAAGCTCAACCCCCTGGCCCAGCCGCTGGCGCTGGACATTGCGGGCAAGGTGCGCGACCTGGACCTGCCCCCGCTCTCGCCGTATGCGGTGAAGTACGCAGGCCATGGCATTGAACGCGGCAAGCTCAGCGTGGACGTGGCCTACAAGGTGCTGCCCAACGGGCAGTTGACGGCCAACAACCGCATCGTGCTGAACCAGCTAACCTTTGGCGAGCCGGTGGCGGGCGCGCCCAACAGCCTGCCAGTGCGCCTGGCCGTGGCCTTGTTGGCAGACCGGCAAGGCGTGATTGACCTGGACTTGCCCATCAGCGGCTCGCTGAATGACCCGCAGTTCCGCCTGGGGCCAGTGATCGGCAAGGTCATCGTCAACCTGATCGGTAAAGCCCTGACCTCGCCCTTCAGCCTGCTGGCCAGCGCCTTTGGTGGCGGTGACGAGATGAGCAGCGTGGCCTTTGCCCCCGGCAGCGCCACCCTCAGCCCCGAGGCGCAGCAAAACCTGGGCAAGGTCGCCAAAGCCCTGGCCGACCGCCCCACCCTCAAGCTCACCGTGACAGGCACCGCCAACCTGGCCGAGGAACGCGAGGGCCTGCAGCGCGAACGCCTGCAGCAGCTGGTGCGCGCAGAAAAGCGCCGCGCCCAGCCTGACAACACAACGCCCGTCACCGCCGACGAGTACCCCGCCCTGCTCAAGGCCGCCTATGGCCGCGCCAGCATCCCTAAGCCCCGCAACCTGGTGGGCCTGGCCAAAGACCTCACGGTGCCCGAAATGGAGGCCCTGCTGATGGCCAACCAGCCCGCCACCGAAGCCATGGCGGCAGAGCTGGCCGCCCAGCGCGGCTACGCCATCCAAAGCTATCTGGCCGCGCAAAAGCTGCCTGCCGAGCGCCTCTTCCTGGCCGCCCCTAAAACCGGCAGCCAGGCGCCCAAGGGCACACCGCATGCGGAACTGAGCCTGGCGACGCAGTGA
- a CDS encoding DUF1203 domain-containing protein, with protein MKLSVQGIPSEVARPLQAGGNDANGQTPVQTVAQGQANPCRHCLQLIAPGDAMRVLSYRPFADLQPYAETGPIFLHAHDCEHYQADRLPDWFAYLDPAVIRGYGHNHWIRYETGAIVAGKELTDRCRQILADPEVAYVHIRSKFNCFQCRVDRG; from the coding sequence ATGAAACTGTCCGTACAGGGAATTCCGAGCGAGGTGGCGCGGCCACTGCAAGCGGGCGGCAACGACGCAAATGGGCAGACGCCAGTGCAAACCGTGGCCCAAGGCCAAGCCAACCCGTGCCGCCACTGCCTGCAGCTGATCGCGCCCGGCGACGCCATGCGGGTTCTCTCTTACCGCCCCTTTGCCGACTTGCAGCCTTATGCAGAAACAGGGCCGATCTTTTTGCATGCACACGATTGCGAGCACTACCAGGCAGACCGGCTGCCCGACTGGTTTGCCTACCTGGACCCGGCCGTGATTCGCGGCTACGGGCACAACCACTGGATACGGTACGAAACGGGGGCCATCGTTGCAGGCAAAGAACTCACCGACAGGTGCCGCCAGATTCTGGCCGACCCCGAGGTCGCGTATGTGCACATCCGCTCCAAGTTCAATTGCTTCCAATGCCGCGTGGACCGGGGATGA
- a CDS encoding DUF2946 family protein gives MHRLRTSPFLARLVLAWFLGVVGLAGAAPLIHPQSLELVCGASGAVKLVVVSAAGDDASTPQQQALGPHGLDCSLCLQLQAPPPSLPPVALPRSAAQPVPMPWQARAFTASWHGAPLPARGPPVFTTV, from the coding sequence ATGCACCGCCTGCGCACCTCCCCCTTCCTCGCCCGCCTGGTGCTGGCGTGGTTTTTGGGCGTGGTCGGGCTGGCCGGTGCGGCGCCGCTCATCCACCCGCAATCGCTGGAGCTGGTGTGCGGAGCCTCCGGCGCCGTCAAGCTGGTGGTGGTGAGCGCGGCGGGCGACGATGCATCAACGCCCCAGCAGCAAGCTCTGGGCCCGCACGGGCTCGATTGCTCGCTGTGCCTACAGCTGCAGGCGCCCCCTCCCAGCCTGCCGCCCGTGGCCTTGCCTCGCTCGGCAGCGCAACCTGTGCCCATGCCTTGGCAGGCGCGGGCTTTCACCGCCTCATGGCACGGCGCGCCGCTGCCAGCGCGCGGGCCGCCGGTGTTCACAACGGTCTGA
- a CDS encoding PepSY domain-containing protein has protein sequence MERALTSVPDVQAEPGTALTRSSLYRAVWRWHFYAGLLVLPLLIWLAVTGALFVYHDAIDQRVHADLLTVPAASESAPHSAVLAAALAAQPGAWFKYTPAAAPGRSAEVGVRTADGAKVAVYLNPANAQVLGTLSDRGTLGWTIRKLHSLKYFGPVQRGFIEMAAGWAVLLVLTGLYLWWPRGSGAAARGGVVSVRGTPRQRVYWRDLHAVTGLVVGVGLLFLAITGMPWSVLWGAQANVWANGHNFGYPAGVRVQLPLSGQPLADAAHLPWTLQQTQQPGGAGHASHPAHAQAKTEDNPHALHGEGATAQPAPAMSGPVRAALDIDTVMAQVQRLQLAPGYTVNPPQGVRGVFTASVYPHDLARQRVVHLDQFTGQPLLDVSYADYGPLGRWLEWGINIHLGQEWGVVNQLLLVAVCAGIVLLCVSGAVMWFKRRPAGGVGVPPLPAQRRALFAVTALLVVGGVVFPLVGVSMVVLAVVDACVVWWGLRG, from the coding sequence ATGGAGCGCGCTCTCACTTCCGTGCCCGATGTGCAGGCGGAGCCGGGCACTGCGCTCACCCGCAGCAGTCTGTACCGCGCCGTGTGGCGCTGGCACTTCTATGCCGGGCTGCTGGTGCTGCCCCTGCTGATCTGGCTGGCGGTGACGGGCGCGCTGTTTGTTTACCACGATGCCATCGACCAGCGTGTGCATGCGGACCTGCTCACAGTGCCTGCCGCATCGGAGTCTGCGCCGCACAGCGCGGTGCTGGCCGCAGCCCTGGCAGCGCAGCCGGGTGCATGGTTCAAGTACACGCCCGCCGCCGCACCGGGCCGCTCTGCCGAGGTGGGTGTGCGCACCGCCGATGGTGCCAAGGTGGCCGTGTACCTGAACCCCGCCAACGCCCAGGTGCTGGGCACCCTGAGCGACCGGGGCACGCTGGGCTGGACGATCCGCAAGCTGCACAGCCTGAAGTACTTTGGCCCCGTGCAGCGCGGCTTTATCGAGATGGCGGCGGGCTGGGCTGTTCTGCTGGTGCTCACCGGCCTGTACCTGTGGTGGCCGCGTGGGTCAGGCGCAGCAGCGCGGGGTGGCGTGGTGAGCGTGCGCGGCACCCCGCGCCAGCGCGTGTACTGGCGCGATCTGCATGCGGTGACCGGGCTGGTGGTGGGCGTGGGCCTGTTGTTCCTCGCCATCACCGGCATGCCGTGGTCGGTGCTGTGGGGAGCCCAGGCCAATGTATGGGCCAACGGCCATAACTTTGGCTACCCGGCTGGCGTGCGCGTGCAACTGCCCCTGTCCGGCCAACCCCTGGCCGATGCAGCGCACCTGCCGTGGACGCTGCAGCAGACACAGCAGCCGGGCGGTGCAGGCCATGCAAGCCATCCAGCGCATGCACAGGCCAAGACAGAAGACAACCCGCACGCCTTGCATGGCGAGGGGGCGACTGCGCAACCCGCGCCCGCAATGTCCGGCCCTGTACGCGCTGCGCTGGACATCGACACCGTGATGGCCCAGGTGCAGCGCCTGCAACTGGCCCCGGGCTACACCGTCAACCCGCCCCAGGGCGTGCGCGGCGTGTTCACCGCCTCCGTCTATCCGCACGATCTGGCCCGCCAGCGCGTGGTGCACCTGGACCAGTTCACCGGCCAGCCGCTGCTCGACGTGTCGTACGCCGACTACGGCCCGCTGGGGCGTTGGCTGGAGTGGGGCATCAACATCCATCTGGGGCAAGAGTGGGGCGTGGTCAACCAGTTGCTGCTGGTGGCGGTGTGCGCGGGCATTGTGCTGCTGTGCGTGTCGGGCGCGGTGATGTGGTTCAAGCGCCGGCCTGCGGGCGGTGTTGGTGTGCCGCCGTTGCCTGCGCAGCGCCGTGCTTTGTTCGCAGTGACCGCCTTGCTGGTGGTGGGCGGGGTTGTGTTTCCGTTGGTGGGGGTGTCGATGGTGGTGCTGGCGGTGGTGGATGCGTGTGTGGTGTGGTGGGGGCTCAGGGGTTGA
- a CDS encoding alanyl-tRNA editing protein, whose amino-acid sequence MTQDLFRQDAYLRECSAHITAVTEAGIVLDRTVFYPLGGGQAGDSGMLVMADGTALAIADTRKGKDAEGNPTSDIVHIPAPGQEALLATLTPGTAVTARIDWERRHRMMRLHTTSHLLCHVVPQLVNGCSITPDYARLDFAMTDPLDKEQLTAAIAALVAAAHPLTVASISDEELDANPTLVKSMSVQPPRGTGRIRTIRIGGDGCEGGAPLIDLQPCGGTHVANTAEIGAIVVTKIEKKSATTRRVVLGFAP is encoded by the coding sequence ATGACCCAAGACCTCTTCCGCCAAGACGCCTATCTGCGCGAATGCAGCGCCCACATCACCGCCGTGACCGAAGCCGGCATCGTGCTGGACCGCACGGTGTTCTACCCCCTGGGCGGCGGCCAGGCGGGCGACAGCGGGATGCTGGTGATGGCCGATGGCACTGCACTGGCGATTGCCGACACCCGCAAGGGTAAGGATGCCGAGGGCAACCCCACCAGCGACATCGTGCACATTCCCGCACCGGGGCAGGAAGCTTTGCTGGCCACGCTGACACCCGGCACCGCTGTCACCGCGCGCATCGACTGGGAGCGCCGCCACCGCATGATGCGGCTGCACACCACATCGCACCTGCTGTGCCACGTGGTGCCGCAGTTGGTCAACGGCTGCTCCATCACCCCCGACTACGCCCGGCTGGATTTCGCCATGACCGACCCGCTGGACAAGGAGCAGCTCACCGCCGCCATCGCTGCGCTGGTGGCTGCGGCCCACCCGCTCACGGTGGCGTCGATCAGCGATGAGGAGCTAGACGCCAACCCCACCCTGGTCAAGAGCATGAGCGTGCAGCCGCCCCGGGGCACGGGGCGTATTCGCACCATCCGCATTGGCGGCGATGGCTGTGAGGGCGGAGCGCCGTTGATCGACCTGCAGCCCTGTGGCGGCACGCACGTAGCCAACACGGCCGAGATCGGCGCCATCGTAGTTACGAAGATTGAGAAGAAAAGCGCCACCACCCGCAGGGTGGTGTTGGGCTTTGCCCCATGA